A single Candidatus Methanomethylophilaceae archaeon DNA region contains:
- a CDS encoding cobalamin-dependent protein (Presence of a B(12) (cobalamin)-binding domain implies dependence on cobalamin itself, in one of its several forms, or in some unusual lineages, dependence on a cobalamin-like analog.) — protein sequence MANEEIIANLRKSVETWDFKLAQSATQEAIDAGMSVGEIIGEGLGKGMETIGIRFDKAEIYLPQVVAASKAMEAALNVLKPLMESGSGSLKGTVVMGTVEGDIHEIGKNVCCAMLRGAGYNVIDLGPDVSAMDFMDAAEENDAQVCGGSALMTTTLEAQRELVETIKEMDAPYKAIFGGAPCSQEWCDQIGADGYSETANEIIGLVDRLTGN from the coding sequence ATGGCTAATGAAGAAATTATTGCGAATCTTAGAAAGTCGGTAGAAACCTGGGACTTCAAGCTGGCCCAGTCTGCAACCCAAGAAGCGATCGACGCTGGAATGTCGGTCGGAGAGATCATCGGAGAAGGACTCGGAAAGGGAATGGAAACCATCGGAATCAGGTTCGACAAGGCGGAGATCTACCTCCCCCAGGTCGTCGCAGCTTCCAAGGCAATGGAGGCCGCACTGAACGTCCTCAAGCCCCTCATGGAATCCGGATCCGGATCGCTCAAGGGAACCGTTGTTATGGGAACTGTCGAGGGAGACATCCACGAAATCGGAAAGAACGTTTGCTGCGCTATGCTCAGAGGCGCGGGCTACAACGTCATCGACCTTGGACCTGATGTGTCCGCTATGGACTTCATGGACGCCGCAGAGGAGAACGACGCTCAGGTTTGCGGAGGATCTGCCCTCATGACCACCACCCTCGAAGCTCAGAGAGAGCTCGTTGAGACCATCAAGGAAATGGACGCCCCCTACAAGGCAATATTCGGAGGAGCACCCTGCAGCCAGGAATGGTGCGACCAGATAGGTGCCGACGGATATTCCGAAACTGCGAATGAAATAATTGGGCTCGTTGACAGACTTACTGGAAACTGA